One part of the Thermodesulfovibrio sp. 3462-1 genome encodes these proteins:
- a CDS encoding PBP1A family penicillin-binding protein — MKAKIFYTAIFFFLFLIGACAGYIYWLFSDLPDVKALESYRPMEASIVYSSDGQVLTEFFYERRKFVPHYEIPDLIKKAFVAAEDVRFYKHPGVDIIGILRALYRDIKAGGIVEGGSTITQQLAKMLFLKPERSITRKLKEAILSIQIERKYTKDEILGLYLNQAYFGNRAYGIAAASETYFGKSFKELKISEIALLASLPKAPSAFNPFKRPEIALKRRNIVLQKMLEEGFITKEQYAEAVKEPIAEHPHYRRFEAPYFVETLRQELEAKYGERLYKDGLRIYSTIDYNLQKKAEEAVQKGLNEIHKRVKPKVQAALIAIDLKRGYVRAMVGGNDFWESQYNRVFALRQPGSAFKPFVYAVALTEGWSPDDTILDAPVSFPGAVQGKSWSPKNYNNEYHGEVPLRKAIALSLNSATVRLASQIGIKKVVEFAQECGLTTKIHPYLSTALGGSDVKPIELTAAYSVFATGKKIKPIFYEKITDHNGITIEENKPEIKTVLPEEIVEQIRELLREVVLSGTAQKAKEIGREVYGKTGTTNDFSDAWFVGFDDNLLVGVWVGRDNHKPIGPKEAGARAALPIWIDFMKEAGQMLK; from the coding sequence ATGAAAGCAAAAATATTTTATACTGCCATTTTTTTCTTTCTTTTTCTGATTGGTGCATGTGCAGGCTATATATACTGGCTTTTTTCAGACCTACCAGATGTAAAAGCCTTAGAGAGCTATAGACCTATGGAAGCCTCTATTGTTTATTCCTCTGATGGGCAGGTTCTTACAGAGTTTTTCTATGAGAGAAGAAAATTCGTTCCCCATTATGAAATTCCTGACTTGATAAAAAAAGCCTTTGTTGCTGCAGAAGATGTAAGGTTTTACAAGCATCCAGGGGTTGATATTATTGGTATCTTGCGAGCTCTTTATAGAGATATAAAAGCTGGAGGAATAGTTGAAGGAGGAAGCACAATCACACAACAGCTTGCAAAGATGCTGTTTCTAAAACCTGAGCGAAGCATTACAAGGAAGTTAAAGGAGGCAATACTTTCAATACAGATTGAGAGAAAATACACAAAGGATGAAATACTTGGACTCTACTTAAATCAAGCTTATTTTGGAAATAGAGCTTATGGAATAGCAGCTGCATCAGAGACCTATTTTGGTAAATCCTTTAAGGAGTTAAAAATTTCTGAAATTGCCTTACTTGCTTCTCTACCTAAAGCACCATCAGCCTTTAATCCGTTTAAAAGACCAGAGATAGCATTAAAACGAAGAAACATTGTTTTACAGAAAATGCTTGAAGAGGGGTTTATTACAAAGGAGCAGTATGCCGAGGCAGTAAAAGAGCCTATTGCTGAACATCCACACTACAGAAGATTTGAAGCTCCTTATTTTGTCGAGACATTGAGGCAGGAGCTTGAAGCAAAATATGGAGAAAGACTTTATAAGGATGGATTAAGAATTTACTCTACGATTGATTACAATCTTCAAAAAAAAGCAGAAGAAGCTGTGCAGAAAGGGCTTAATGAGATTCACAAGAGGGTAAAGCCTAAGGTTCAGGCAGCATTGATTGCCATTGACCTTAAAAGAGGTTATGTAAGGGCTATGGTAGGAGGAAATGATTTCTGGGAGAGCCAGTACAACAGAGTATTTGCGCTGAGACAGCCTGGAAGTGCCTTTAAACCCTTTGTTTATGCAGTGGCTCTCACTGAAGGCTGGAGTCCTGATGATACAATTCTTGATGCTCCTGTTAGTTTTCCTGGTGCAGTTCAGGGTAAGAGCTGGAGTCCGAAAAACTATAACAATGAATACCATGGTGAAGTTCCACTCCGCAAGGCAATTGCTCTTTCTTTAAATTCTGCCACTGTTAGATTAGCCTCTCAGATAGGCATTAAAAAAGTTGTTGAATTTGCTCAGGAGTGTGGTTTAACAACAAAGATTCATCCATATCTTTCAACAGCCCTTGGTGGCTCTGATGTAAAACCAATAGAGCTCACAGCAGCCTACTCAGTGTTTGCAACAGGAAAAAAAATAAAACCAATTTTCTATGAAAAAATAACTGACCACAATGGTATTACAATTGAAGAAAACAAACCAGAAATAAAAACAGTACTACCAGAGGAAATAGTGGAGCAGATTAGAGAGCTTTTAAGAGAGGTTGTTCTTTCAGGAACTGCTCAGAAAGCAAAGGAAATTGGAAGAGAAGTTTATGGCAAAACAGGGACAACCAATGATTTTTCTGATGCATGGTTTGTTGGATTTGATGACAATTTACTGGTTGGTGTATGGGTAGGAA